A part of Crassostrea angulata isolate pt1a10 chromosome 5, ASM2561291v2, whole genome shotgun sequence genomic DNA contains:
- the LOC128183571 gene encoding dynein axonemal heavy chain 5-like isoform X4: MEKLEKSMLESLSSDIRLMNELPATKKLAELKKQYDETLDSQERVESNEATNTRNRELSREFARRGAVCFHVMQYLREVNPLYQVSYHQFQQLYDSAIAHSERAQRAEETLEKITHMAYTTFARGLLERDRFIFTLLLAIEVEDSLGNIGPGEREFLVSPNYSAVVMTKLGFTQPPDSKIVQMKKPFDWMHDDQFHNLQVLATHFEWFQEKFERMPKDGREMEWRMLCDNVEKEPENMPLPDKMDSKDFAPMKRLLVVRAVRSDRLMQASTVFIHRVLGKNILQGPEQDYTGYYGDMGLDLSVMYKQSAPVPPSTLSLPILLLYSFEAKAAQSRFLDFSGRRQAPRLMVTITDNSQATRSKVRKTIRKAIAEGSWVYLHNAHNAPNVLNSLESFLVEKPNPEGFRLWVACQADPEVIPVRLLQNSIKAVVDTPKVMKDSMIRSFSWFEPDILKQSSRPEWPVMLHNMCFLHAAIQLRARFGQGGWNCPQDFFNIGYSCLQEALAIVQNEFKEPLTSVAPDGSQNSRSVSYNGIRYMVAEIVYGSHVTDFYDQQSLCAMVDFWLSSGALKRDFEVKGLKYRHPQAFFNPNVRLNTLIQALDSAPNHNLDVPEGCHIHQTIVDELSATLLGDDQYVFTRLNKVFDSMPSTLTLSHKMFPRPPTPFDGPAQAGISKTSNNPSVVHQGVFSTASYATHKIRFKDVELWQICNDLLQKTPKIGNSSKSFREFVVEKIRKLPGDYPIFNDFIMKECEILHQLLTEVRNTLTTIRNACENNVMGDQLSDHYLSAADDLYHLRIPRIWCKMTGTTAPPYTYNAAQWLRDLEDRWKHFEKILSMGRKAMPAYWLGAFFNPRGLLALLKQEAIKNYCGDRSGNFEQFTFQTDTTFRDFGHLLQPPPEGVYIHGIHLWGCSIEKTTNEFQDQASRQGYAPLPVLHLQCYPVNEKPALQEPSFQCPLYASRISPRDPIMEIDIKKEGIPPMRWALRGLTATIWPY, translated from the exons ATGGAGAAACTAGAGAAGTCCATGTTGGAGAGTCTGTCCAGCGACATCCGACTGATGAACGAACTCCCCGCCACCAAAAAACTGGCCGAGCTCAAAAAACAGTACGACGAAACACTGGATAG CCAAGAGCGAGTCGAGTCTAACGAGGCCACAAACACCAGGAACCGAGAGTTGTCGCGCGAGTTTGCACGGAGGGGAGCAGTGTGCTTCCATGTGATGCAGTACTTACGCGAGGTGAACCCTCTATACCAGGTCTCCTACCATCAGTTCCAGCAGCTCTACGACTCCGCCATTGCCCACTCTGAGAG agCTCAGAGAGCAGAGGAAACTCTGGAGAAGATCACACACATGGCGTACACTACATTTGCCCGGGGTCTGTTGGAGAGAGACAGATTCATATTCACCCTGCTGCTGGCTATTGAG GTTGAGGATTCTCTTGGTAACATAGGACCGGGTGAGCGAGAATTCCTGGTCTCTCCAAACTACAGCGCAGTAGTCATGACTAAACTTGGCTTCACCCAACCCCCAGACAGCAAGATTGTCCAGATGAAGAAGCCGTTCGACTGGATGCACGACGACCAGTTCCACAACCTCCAGGTTCTCGCCACGCACTTCGAGTGGTTCCAGGAGAAATTCGAACGCATGCCTAAAGATGGCCGCGAGATGGAGTGGAGGATGCTGTGTGATAACGTAGAGAAGGAGCCGGAGAACATGCCCCTCCCCGACAAGATGGACAGCAAGGACTTCGCCCCCATGAAGCGGCTGCTGGTGGTGCGTGCGGTCAGGAGCGACCGTCTAATGCAGGCCTCCACCGTATTCATACACAGGGTGCTCGGCAAGAA CATTCTCCAGGGCCCAGAGCAGGATTACACGGG GTACTATGGTGACATGGGACTGGACCTGTCGGTGATGTACAAACAGAGCGCCCCTGTCCCCCCCTCCACCCTCTCCCTCCCCATCCTCCTGCTCTACTCCTTCGAGGCAAAGGCCGCCCAGAGCCGTTTTCTGGACTTCTCCGGGCGGCGACAGGCACCGCGACTGATGGTCACCATCACGGACAACTCCCAGGCCACGCGCAGCAAGGTCAGGAAAACCATCAGGAAGGCCATCGCAGAG GGATCCTGGGTGTACCTCCATAATGCTCACAATGCGCCCAACGTCCTGAACAGTCTCGAGTCATTCCTGGTGGAGAAGCCCAACCCCGAGGGATTCCGCCTGTGGGTGGCGTGTCAGGCCGACCCCGAGGTCATCCCAGTCAGACTGCTCCAGAACTCCATCAAGGCTGTGGTTGATACACCAAAG GTGATGAAGGACAGCATGATTCGGTCGTTCTCCTGGTTTGAGCCTGACATACTCAAACAGTCTTCACGCCCAGAGTGGCCAGTGATGCTGCACAATATGTGCTTCCTCCACGCAGCCATCCAGCTGAGGGCCAGGTTTGGACAGGGGGGCTGGAACTGTCCCCAGGACTTCTTCAACATCGGCTACAGCTGTCTACAG gaGGCACTTGCCATAGTTCAGAATGAGTTCAAGGAACCACTGACCTCAGTGGCGCCCGACGGCTCCCAGAATTCTCGCTCCGTCTCCTACAACGGCATCAGATACATGGTCGCTGAG ATCGTGTACGGCAGTCATGTGACGGACTTCTACGACCAGCAGAGTCTGTGTGCTATGGTGGACTTCTGGCTGTCCTCAGGGGCCCTCAAGAGGGACTTCGAGGTCAAAGgac TGAAGTACCGTCATCCACAAGCTTTCTTTAATCCAAACGTTCGGCTGAACACCCTGATCCAGGCACTAGATAGCGCTCCGAATCACAATCTGGACGTTCCCGAGGGCTGTCACATCCACCAGACCATCGTG GATGAACTTAGTGCG ACCCTGCTTGGAGATGACCAGTACGTGTTCACGCGGCTGAACAAGGTGTTCGACAGCATGCCCTCTACGCTGACCCTGTCCCACAAGATGTTCCCGCGACCACCCACCCCGTTCGACG GCCCAGCCCAGGCAGGAATCAGTAAGACTAGTAATAACCCATCCGTGGTTCACCAGGGGGTCTTCTCCACCGCCAGCTACGCCACCCACAAAATCCGCTTCAAGGACGTGGAGCTGTGGCAGATCTGCAACGACCTGCTGCAGAAAACGCCCAAAATCGGCAACAGTAGCAAG TCTTTCCGCGAGTTTGTTGTGGAGAAAATCCGTAAGCTGCCAGGAGACTACCCCATCTTTAATGACTTCATCATGAAGGAGTGCGAGATTCTACATCAACTGTTGACTGAAGTCAGAAACACCCTCACa ACAATAAGGAACGCCTGTGAGAACAACGTGATGGGTGACCAGTTGAGTGACCACTACCTGTCCGCCGCTGATGACCTGTACCACCTGAGGATTCCAAGGATCTGGTGTAAGATGACCGGCACCACAGCACCACCCTACACCTACAATGCCGCCCAGTGGCTCCGAGATCTGGAGGACCGCTGgaaacactttgaaaaaatcctcagcatg GGTAGAAAAGCAATGCCAGCCTACTGGCTAGGAGCTTTTTTCAATCCTAGAGGACTCTTAGCTTTGCTGAAGCAGGAGGCCATCAAGAACTACTGTGGGGACAGGTCAGGCAACTTTGAACAGTTCACCTTTCAAACCGACACCACATTCAGAGACTTTGGGCAT CTACTTCAACCTCCACCAGAGGGTGTCTACATCCACGGAATCCACCTATGGGGCTGCTCCATTGAGAAGACGACCAATGAGTTCCAGGACCAGGCCTCACGCCAGGGATACGCCCCTCTCCCCGTCCTCCATCTCCAGTGCTACCCAGTCAACGAGAAGCCGGCCCTACAGGAGCCCTCCTTCCAGTGTCCCTTGTATGCGTCCAGAATTTCCCCACGTGACCCAATCATGGAAATCGACATTAAGAAGGAGGGAATTCCGCCCATGAGGTGGGCTCTGCGCGGACTGACTGCCACTATATGGCCGTATTAA
- the LOC128183571 gene encoding dynein axonemal heavy chain 5-like isoform X5 has translation MEKLEKSMLESLSSDIRLMNELPATKKLAELKKQYDETLDSQERVESNEATNTRNRELSREFARRGAVCFHVMQYLREVNPLYQVSYHQFQQLYDSAIAHSERAQRAEETLEKITHMAYTTFARGLLERDRFIFTLLLAIEVEDSLGNIGPGEREFLVSPNYSAVVMTKLGFTQPPDSKIVQMKKPFDWMHDDQFHNLQVLATHFEWFQEKFERMPKDGREMEWRMLCDNVEKEPENMPLPDKMDSKDFAPMKRLLVVRAVRSDRLMQASTVFIHRVLGKKYYGDMGLDLSVMYKQSAPVPPSTLSLPILLLYSFEAKAAQSRFLDFSGRRQAPRLMVTITDNSQATRSKVRKTIRKAIAEGSWVYLHNAHNAPNVLNSLESFLVEKPNPEGFRLWVACQADPEVIPVRLLQNSIKAVVDTPKVMKDSMIRSFSWFEPDILKQSSRPEWPVMLHNMCFLHAAIQLRARFGQGGWNCPQDFFNIGYSCLQEALAIVQNEFKEPLTSVAPDGSQNSRSVSYNGIRYMVAEIVYGSHVTDFYDQQSLCAMVDFWLSSGALKRDFEVKGLKYRHPQAFFNPNVRLNTLIQALDSAPNHNLDVPEGCHIHQTIVDELSATLLGDDQYVFTRLNKVFDSMPSTLTLSHKMFPRPPTPFDGPAQAGISKTSNNPSVVHQGVFSTASYATHKIRFKDVELWQICNDLLQKTPKIGNSSKSFREFVVEKIRKLPGDYPIFNDFIMKECEILHQLLTEVRNTLTTIRNACENNVMGDQLSDHYLSAADDLYHLRIPRIWCKMTGTTAPPYTYNAAQWLRDLEDRWKHFEKILSMGRKAMPAYWLGAFFNPRGLLALLKQEAIKNYCGDRSGNFEQFTFQTDTTFRDFGHLLQPPPEGVYIHGIHLWGCSIEKTTNEFQDQASRQGYAPLPVLHLQCYPVNEKPALQEPSFQCPLYASRISPRDPIMEIDIKKEGIPPMRWALRGLTATIWPY, from the exons ATGGAGAAACTAGAGAAGTCCATGTTGGAGAGTCTGTCCAGCGACATCCGACTGATGAACGAACTCCCCGCCACCAAAAAACTGGCCGAGCTCAAAAAACAGTACGACGAAACACTGGATAG CCAAGAGCGAGTCGAGTCTAACGAGGCCACAAACACCAGGAACCGAGAGTTGTCGCGCGAGTTTGCACGGAGGGGAGCAGTGTGCTTCCATGTGATGCAGTACTTACGCGAGGTGAACCCTCTATACCAGGTCTCCTACCATCAGTTCCAGCAGCTCTACGACTCCGCCATTGCCCACTCTGAGAG agCTCAGAGAGCAGAGGAAACTCTGGAGAAGATCACACACATGGCGTACACTACATTTGCCCGGGGTCTGTTGGAGAGAGACAGATTCATATTCACCCTGCTGCTGGCTATTGAG GTTGAGGATTCTCTTGGTAACATAGGACCGGGTGAGCGAGAATTCCTGGTCTCTCCAAACTACAGCGCAGTAGTCATGACTAAACTTGGCTTCACCCAACCCCCAGACAGCAAGATTGTCCAGATGAAGAAGCCGTTCGACTGGATGCACGACGACCAGTTCCACAACCTCCAGGTTCTCGCCACGCACTTCGAGTGGTTCCAGGAGAAATTCGAACGCATGCCTAAAGATGGCCGCGAGATGGAGTGGAGGATGCTGTGTGATAACGTAGAGAAGGAGCCGGAGAACATGCCCCTCCCCGACAAGATGGACAGCAAGGACTTCGCCCCCATGAAGCGGCTGCTGGTGGTGCGTGCGGTCAGGAGCGACCGTCTAATGCAGGCCTCCACCGTATTCATACACAGGGTGCTCGGCAAGAA GTACTATGGTGACATGGGACTGGACCTGTCGGTGATGTACAAACAGAGCGCCCCTGTCCCCCCCTCCACCCTCTCCCTCCCCATCCTCCTGCTCTACTCCTTCGAGGCAAAGGCCGCCCAGAGCCGTTTTCTGGACTTCTCCGGGCGGCGACAGGCACCGCGACTGATGGTCACCATCACGGACAACTCCCAGGCCACGCGCAGCAAGGTCAGGAAAACCATCAGGAAGGCCATCGCAGAG GGATCCTGGGTGTACCTCCATAATGCTCACAATGCGCCCAACGTCCTGAACAGTCTCGAGTCATTCCTGGTGGAGAAGCCCAACCCCGAGGGATTCCGCCTGTGGGTGGCGTGTCAGGCCGACCCCGAGGTCATCCCAGTCAGACTGCTCCAGAACTCCATCAAGGCTGTGGTTGATACACCAAAG GTGATGAAGGACAGCATGATTCGGTCGTTCTCCTGGTTTGAGCCTGACATACTCAAACAGTCTTCACGCCCAGAGTGGCCAGTGATGCTGCACAATATGTGCTTCCTCCACGCAGCCATCCAGCTGAGGGCCAGGTTTGGACAGGGGGGCTGGAACTGTCCCCAGGACTTCTTCAACATCGGCTACAGCTGTCTACAG gaGGCACTTGCCATAGTTCAGAATGAGTTCAAGGAACCACTGACCTCAGTGGCGCCCGACGGCTCCCAGAATTCTCGCTCCGTCTCCTACAACGGCATCAGATACATGGTCGCTGAG ATCGTGTACGGCAGTCATGTGACGGACTTCTACGACCAGCAGAGTCTGTGTGCTATGGTGGACTTCTGGCTGTCCTCAGGGGCCCTCAAGAGGGACTTCGAGGTCAAAGgac TGAAGTACCGTCATCCACAAGCTTTCTTTAATCCAAACGTTCGGCTGAACACCCTGATCCAGGCACTAGATAGCGCTCCGAATCACAATCTGGACGTTCCCGAGGGCTGTCACATCCACCAGACCATCGTG GATGAACTTAGTGCG ACCCTGCTTGGAGATGACCAGTACGTGTTCACGCGGCTGAACAAGGTGTTCGACAGCATGCCCTCTACGCTGACCCTGTCCCACAAGATGTTCCCGCGACCACCCACCCCGTTCGACG GCCCAGCCCAGGCAGGAATCAGTAAGACTAGTAATAACCCATCCGTGGTTCACCAGGGGGTCTTCTCCACCGCCAGCTACGCCACCCACAAAATCCGCTTCAAGGACGTGGAGCTGTGGCAGATCTGCAACGACCTGCTGCAGAAAACGCCCAAAATCGGCAACAGTAGCAAG TCTTTCCGCGAGTTTGTTGTGGAGAAAATCCGTAAGCTGCCAGGAGACTACCCCATCTTTAATGACTTCATCATGAAGGAGTGCGAGATTCTACATCAACTGTTGACTGAAGTCAGAAACACCCTCACa ACAATAAGGAACGCCTGTGAGAACAACGTGATGGGTGACCAGTTGAGTGACCACTACCTGTCCGCCGCTGATGACCTGTACCACCTGAGGATTCCAAGGATCTGGTGTAAGATGACCGGCACCACAGCACCACCCTACACCTACAATGCCGCCCAGTGGCTCCGAGATCTGGAGGACCGCTGgaaacactttgaaaaaatcctcagcatg GGTAGAAAAGCAATGCCAGCCTACTGGCTAGGAGCTTTTTTCAATCCTAGAGGACTCTTAGCTTTGCTGAAGCAGGAGGCCATCAAGAACTACTGTGGGGACAGGTCAGGCAACTTTGAACAGTTCACCTTTCAAACCGACACCACATTCAGAGACTTTGGGCAT CTACTTCAACCTCCACCAGAGGGTGTCTACATCCACGGAATCCACCTATGGGGCTGCTCCATTGAGAAGACGACCAATGAGTTCCAGGACCAGGCCTCACGCCAGGGATACGCCCCTCTCCCCGTCCTCCATCTCCAGTGCTACCCAGTCAACGAGAAGCCGGCCCTACAGGAGCCCTCCTTCCAGTGTCCCTTGTATGCGTCCAGAATTTCCCCACGTGACCCAATCATGGAAATCGACATTAAGAAGGAGGGAATTCCGCCCATGAGGTGGGCTCTGCGCGGACTGACTGCCACTATATGGCCGTATTAA